A part of Pirellulaceae bacterium genomic DNA contains:
- a CDS encoding DUF58 domain-containing protein encodes MTPWTALLVCVAPLLILVIAQHTYPTGRSVAAASTPLLLSLLVPWSWSPSWWWMVVLLSGLLLALVAVIDLFTLPVPSGLHATRSMQRVASLGEQHRVDIDIDNRGHRAVDLLIRDDTTSDGLDLSPEHHRLHLEPNSRGSVQFRLVPHRRGQFRLEHVYLRSFSRAGFWQRQHTLSCQNDLHVYPDIKQIAEYSLLARTNRLSQIGVRRTRKVGQDNEFERLRDYQLDDNYRHIDWRSTARRQKLTVRQFQTDQSQRIIFLLDCGRMMTNQYQGLSLLDYALNSVLMLSHVALMQGDSVGMLCFSDRIHTYVPPAGGRRQINRIVHAGFNQFPGLVQSRYDSAFLYLSGHCRRRSLVVLVTHVIDQVNSDQIHNYLKHLVGSHLPLLVLLRDHGLFQAADNPSPDPNVMYRSAAAGQLLLWRHQVLQRLKATGTLALDVFPEEMTARMINQYLEIKARHLL; translated from the coding sequence ATGACTCCCTGGACGGCGCTGCTCGTCTGCGTTGCGCCCTTGTTAATTCTGGTCATCGCGCAGCACACTTATCCGACCGGGCGGTCGGTTGCTGCCGCCAGTACGCCACTGCTGTTGTCGCTGCTGGTTCCCTGGTCCTGGTCGCCCAGCTGGTGGTGGATGGTCGTGCTGCTGAGTGGTTTACTGTTGGCGCTGGTGGCGGTGATTGACCTGTTCACTTTGCCTGTACCGTCCGGGTTGCACGCCACGCGATCGATGCAGCGCGTCGCCTCGCTGGGCGAACAGCATCGTGTCGACATCGACATCGACAATCGAGGGCACCGCGCCGTCGATTTACTGATTCGCGATGATACGACTAGTGACGGATTGGATTTGTCGCCAGAGCACCATCGCCTGCACCTTGAACCCAATTCGCGCGGCAGCGTACAGTTCCGATTGGTGCCGCATCGGCGCGGGCAATTCCGGCTGGAGCATGTCTACTTGCGATCATTCAGTCGGGCCGGCTTCTGGCAACGGCAGCACACGTTGAGTTGCCAGAATGATTTGCATGTCTATCCCGACATCAAACAGATCGCGGAGTACTCGCTGCTGGCGCGTACCAACCGGCTGAGTCAGATTGGTGTGCGCAGGACTCGTAAGGTTGGTCAAGATAACGAATTCGAACGACTGCGTGACTATCAACTTGACGATAACTATCGCCATATCGACTGGCGAAGCACCGCACGGCGGCAAAAGTTGACGGTCCGACAATTTCAGACGGACCAGAGCCAGCGGATCATATTCCTGCTGGATTGCGGACGCATGATGACCAACCAATACCAAGGACTTAGTCTGTTAGATTACGCGCTCAACAGCGTCCTGATGCTCAGCCATGTGGCGCTCATGCAAGGCGACTCGGTGGGTATGTTGTGTTTTTCCGATCGCATTCATACCTATGTACCGCCCGCAGGTGGTCGCCGGCAGATCAATCGCATTGTTCATGCTGGATTCAATCAATTCCCCGGCCTGGTCCAATCGCGATATGATTCAGCGTTCTTGTATCTGTCGGGACATTGTCGCCGACGCTCCTTGGTGGTGTTGGTGACCCACGTCATCGACCAAGTCAACTCCGACCAGATTCACAACTATTTGAAGCACTTGGTCGGCAGCCATCTTCCGCTGCTGGTATTGTTGCGCGATCATGGCCTGTTTCAAGCGGCCGATAATCCGAGTCCTGACCCCAATGTCATGTATCGTAGTGCAGCAGCCGGACAACTGTTGTTGTGGCGGCATCAGGTATTGCAGCGACTGAAGGCCACGGGGACTTTGGCACTGGACGTCTTTCCGGAAGAGATGACGGCTCGTATGATCAATCAGTACCTGGAAATTAAAGCTCGCCACTTGTTGTAA